CTGACGAAGCGTTCGCACGCGCAGTACGACGCCAGCGCCGATCTGATCGACATGATCAAGGAGGACCTGGTGGCGGAGCGCATCGCCATCGCCTCCTACACGGAGATCGCGAAGTGGCTGGGCGACGGTGACCCGACCACCCGCCGCGTCTTCGAGGACCTCCTCGCGCAGGAGGAGGAGCACGCGGACGACATGCGGGGACTGCTGGAGCGGCTCCCGCACGACACCAAGAGCTGAGGGACACCGATACGCGGCCCGGGAGGTGGGGCCGGCCTGCGGGGCCGGCCCCACCTCCCGGGCCGTGTGCGGCGCGCGGTCCGCGGTTGATGCGCGGTGAGCGGGCCGGTCAGCGTTCGGTGAGCATGCCGGCGCGGAGCTTGGCGAGGGTGCGGCTGAGCAGGCGGGAGACGTGCATCTGGGAGACGCCGAGTTCCGCGCCGATCTGCGACTGCGTCATCTCCTGCCCGTAGCGCAGCTCGATCAGCTGGCGTTCCCGCTCGCCGAGCTTGCGCAGCAGGGGCGCCAGGGTGTGCAGGTCCTCGACCGTTTCCATGCCCGGATCGTCCTCCCCCAGTACGTCGGCGAGGGCGCGGCCCTGGTCGGAGGGGTCGGGGTCGGTGGGGGTGTCCAGCGAGCCGGCGGTGTAGCCGTTGGCCGCGACGATGCCCTCGATGACCTCGTCCTCCGACAGATTCAGGTGGGCGGCGAGTTCACGGACGGTGGGGTCGCGGTCGAGCTCGATGTGCAGCTGCTCCTTGGCCTTCGCCAGCTCGCTGCGCAGCTCCTGGAGGCGCCGGGGCACATGCACGGCCCATCCGGTGTCCCGGAAGAAGCGCTTGATCTCCCCGAGGATGTAGGGAACGGCGAAGGTGGAGAACTCCACCTCGCGGGTGAGGTCGAAGCGGTCGATGGCCTTGATCAGGCCGATGGTGCCGACCTGGACGATGTCCTCCATGTCGTCGCCGCGGTTGCGGTAGCGACGGGCCA
The sequence above is a segment of the Streptomyces lydicus genome. Coding sequences within it:
- a CDS encoding RNA polymerase sigma factor SigF, coding for MTTVVTDTVTAPQAAAPTELPEVRCPSAVAPADARELSKQFFDRLRDLEEGTHAYQYARNTLIEMNMSMVRYVARRYRNRGDDMEDIVQVGTIGLIKAIDRFDLTREVEFSTFAVPYILGEIKRFFRDTGWAVHVPRRLQELRSELAKAKEQLHIELDRDPTVRELAAHLNLSEDEVIEGIVAANGYTAGSLDTPTDPDPSDQGRALADVLGEDDPGMETVEDLHTLAPLLRKLGERERQLIELRYGQEMTQSQIGAELGVSQMHVSRLLSRTLAKLRAGMLTER